A single genomic interval of Falco cherrug isolate bFalChe1 chromosome 8, bFalChe1.pri, whole genome shotgun sequence harbors:
- the RPRM gene encoding protein reprimo, whose product MNGSAAGGGTAAAGLLAGTGSAALELERALRCCTAASVVTDGGAAAAADERSLYIMRVVQIAVMCVLALTVVFGIFFLGCNLLIKSEGMINFLVKDRRPSKEVEAVVVGPY is encoded by the coding sequence atGAACGGctcggcggcgggcggcggcacggcggcggcggggctgctgGCGGGCACCGGGAGCGCGGCGCTGGAGCTGGAGCGGGCGCTGCGCTGCTGCACCGCCGCCTCCGTGGTGACCGacggcggggcggcggcggcggcggacgAGCGGAGCCTGTACATCATGCGGGTGGTGCAGATCGCCGTCATGTGCGTCCTGGCCCTCACCGTCGTCTTCGGCatcttcttccttggctgcaaCCTCCTCATCAAGTCCGAGGGGATGATCAACTTTCTGGTTAAGGACCGGCGGCCGTCCAAGGAGGTGGaggcggtggtggtggggcCCTACTGA